AGAACAAGGCGTGCATATTCTAGATATTGGAGCGGCAAGCACGCGTCCGGGAAGTTCTTGGGTGAGTGAAGAGGAAGAACACACAAGATTAAAAGAGATTTTAGAGTTTATTAAGTGCCAAAAAATCTATGAAAATGCAATTTTAAGCATTGATACTTACACTCCGAGTGTGGCGAAAAAATGCTTAGATTATGGTTTTACGATGATTAATGATATTACAGGATTTCGCAATGCAAAAATGCTAGAAGCAGTCAAAGGGTATGATTGTCAATGTGTGGTAATGCATATGCAAGGAAGCCCAAAAGAAATGCAGGAAAACCCTAATTATAAGGATTTGTTTTTAGAAATAGATACATTTTTTGCTGATCGCATTGCGGCTTTGTTAGAGCAAAATAACACAAAAATTATCCTTGATATTGGAATTGGATTTGGAAAAACACTAGAACATAATTGCGCTTTGATCCAGCATTTGGGACATTTTTTACATTTTGGTTATCCACTTTTGGTTGGTGCAAGTCGTAAAAGTATGATTGATAAAATTGCGCCTTGTTTGGTGGAAGATCGCCTAGCTGGCACTTTGGCAATCCATCTAGAATCTTTAAATCACGGAGCAAGTATTATCCGTTGCCACGATACTTTTGAGCATTTGCAAGCTTTAAAAGTATGGCAGGCAATCCAAAATGTTAATTTACAGGAATTTTAGGTGAAGTTTTTAGGGAGAAATTGTGTTGAGTCGCAATGAGATAATTACGCATTTAATGCAGTATGGACATTCCAAAGAAACATTAGATAAGATGCAAACCTTGGAATTGGAGTGTTTATTTAAGCAAAATAGTAAGACAAGGATTACAGATTATTTGGAAGCAATCAAGCAAAATGAAGTTGTTGAAATTGCCAATGAAGATGATGCAAGTCATATTGAGAGCGAAGTTGGGAAGATTTATTATGCGATTTCTGGAGAGTTAATCAACTTTACAGCCCTTTATGATGCAATTGAAAAGATTTTTGATCAATATGGTTTAAATGAAACCATTGAGCTTGTGTTATCGCAATCTAGTGATAAGCGTTATAGGCAGATGACACAAATTGTAGAGGTTGCATATAGAGCATATCAAGAAGAGCTATTGGCAGAAATTGAGAGATTATGTGAGTTTTATCCGCCTCAAGAGAAATTTGAACAAATGAGATTTTATAGTTCTAGGCGTGGGGATGTCGCATTTTTGCGCAAAAGTATTCAAAAAATGCGCATTCAAAGCAATCAAGCGAGTTTTAGCAGAATCGCACAGCAAAAGTTTTCTATTATCCACGATTATTATCCGGATATGATGTATGAAAGTTATGAGGAATTTTATGAAAATGATGAGGAAAAAGACGCAATTATTGAGCGTATTATGGCTTTAACTGGGGCTTATAAGCGACAGCAATTGAAAGCTAAAAAGTTTCAGGTTTTAAAACATATGGAGCGCGTGT
The Helicobacter winghamensis ATCC BAA-430 DNA segment above includes these coding regions:
- the folP gene encoding dihydropteroate synthase, coding for MAFVQYLENSKLALEQLNCDSVGYGILCNKDRVFNFLIKDLKVPAAHILKQEALAVGADFALPKDAILYTREFYSGILMLTRAQAKALLKKLKIQPFGLKKVAQELESHLGFHKITPKIMGIINITPDSFYEKSRKISKSAKTEILKMLEQGVHILDIGAASTRPGSSWVSEEEEHTRLKEILEFIKCQKIYENAILSIDTYTPSVAKKCLDYGFTMINDITGFRNAKMLEAVKGYDCQCVVMHMQGSPKEMQENPNYKDLFLEIDTFFADRIAALLEQNNTKIILDIGIGFGKTLEHNCALIQHLGHFLHFGYPLLVGASRKSMIDKIAPCLVEDRLAGTLAIHLESLNHGASIIRCHDTFEHLQALKVWQAIQNVNLQEF